In Silene latifolia isolate original U9 population chromosome 3, ASM4854445v1, whole genome shotgun sequence, a single window of DNA contains:
- the LOC141649326 gene encoding uncharacterized protein LOC141649326, whose amino-acid sequence MDRNWMYGKRDFYFLQRVDEFISHAVAHKKQHGDEEHLIFPCSIFKNRVKVSSAKEMRRHLVTKGFKPDYHVWIWHGEKENDMQGTSNAVNQGNKFDNVDEFEMHGLDFNNIPINLDNDNDDSHDKDNNVEGENIDRMMDDLEKDFIECPEIFQRLVDDSKKPLYPGSKFTRLSAVLKLYTLKAANGWSDKSFTALVQLLSEMLPKGNELPPNTYRCKKVLCPLATTYKKIHACPNDCILFWKDYSDLDECPRCKAARYKIKARDKKKGSPIKTLWYLPIIPRFMRFFPNPKDAEYMAWHHEERNKDGKLRHVADAPQWRTIDRTFPDFGGEPRNLRLGLCTDGINPFVTLSTQHSSWPVMLIIYNLPHWLITKSKYILLTLLISGPKQPGNDIDVYLAPLIEDMKLLWNVGVRVFDAASGSHFQMRAMLYCTINDFPAYENLSGYRLKTDKGSPVCGDDTESEWLENCGKFVYTEKNVFDSIIGTLLNMPNKTKDGVKARYDMVARGRFENIATSRMSMIDMNVAREEVDSSGDQDVGAEADQAKSGSAGVVSKGE is encoded by the exons ATGGATCGGAATTGGATGTATGGAAAACGAGATTTCTATTTTCTTCAACGGGTTGATGAATTTATCAGCCATGCTGTTGCACATAAAAAACAACACGGGGATGAGGAGCATCTCATTTTTCCATGTAGCATATTTAAGAACCGGGTAAAGGTAAGCTCTGCAAAGGAAATGAGGCGTCATTTGGTAACGAAGGGGTTTAAACCTGATTATCATGTGTGGATATGGCATGGAGAGAAAGAAAATGACATGCAAGGTACCTCAAACGCTGTAAATCAAGGGAACAAGTTTGATAATGTGGATGAATTTGAGATGCATGGTTTGGATTTTAATAACATTCCGATTAATTTGGACAATGATAACGATGATAGTCATGATAAGGACAACAACGTAGAGGGTGAGAATATTGATAGAATGATGGATGATTTAGAAAAAGATTTCATAGAATGTCCGGAAATTTTCCAGAGGCTAGTTGATGATTCTAAGAAACCGTTATATCCGGGTTCCAAATTCACCCGTTTATCAGCTGTGTTGAAATTGTATACCTTGAAAGCGGCGAATGgatggagtgataagagttttaccGCTTTAGTGCAACTTTTATCAGAAATGTTGCCAAAAGGTAATGAGCTTCCACCTAATACTTATCGATGTAAGAAAGTGTTGTGTCCATTGGCTACGACTTACAAAAAAATTCATGCCTGCCCAAATGACTGCATTTTGTTCTGGAAAGATTATAGTGACTTAGATGAGTGTCCACGATGTAAAGCAGCGAGGTACAAGATCAAAGCAAGAGATAAGAAGAAAGGGAGCCCGATCAAGACCTTATGGTATTTGCCAATTATACCAAGGTTTATGCGGTTTTTCCCAAATCCTAAAGATGCAGAATATATGGCGtggcatcacgaagagagaaataAAGATGGTAAACTACGGCATGTGGCCGATGCACCCCAATGGAGAACAATTGATAGAACCTTTCCTGACTTTGGTGGAGAGCCTAGGAATTTAAGACTAGGGCTTTGTACCGATGGAATTAATCCTTTTGTGACTCTTAGTACCCAACATAGCAGCTGGCCAGTAATGCTAATAATTTACAATCTGCCTCATTGGCTTATAACAAAGAGTAAATACATTTTACTTACACTCCTAATATCGGGTCCTAAACAACCTGGTAATGACATAGACGTTTATTTGGCGCCACTAATAGAAGACATGAAATTGTTATGGAATGTTGGTGTGCGGGTGTTTGATGCAGCTAGCGGCTCACACTTTCAAATGCGTGCTATGCTATATTGTACAATTAATGATTTTCCGGCTTATGAAAACCTTTCTGGTTATAGGCTGAAGACTGACAAGGGGTCCCCCGTATGTGGTGATGACACTGAATCTGAATGGTTGGAGAATTGCGGGAAATTTGTATACACAG AGAAGAATGTGTTTGATAGTATCATTGGAACTTTGTTAAATATGCCTAATAAGACCAAGGATGGGGTCAAAGCTAGATATGACATGGTTGCTAGGGGGCGTTTTGAG AATATTGCAACTTCACGCATGTCAATGATCGATATGAATGTGGCTAGAGAA gaggtcgattctTCAGGGGACCAGGATGTTGGTGCTGAGGCTGATCAAGCCAAAAGTGGAAGTGCTGGCGTTGTCTCCAAAGGGGAGTAG